The proteins below come from a single Dendropsophus ebraccatus isolate aDenEbr1 chromosome 15, aDenEbr1.pat, whole genome shotgun sequence genomic window:
- the JAG1 gene encoding protein jagged-1 isoform X2 has translation MINPSRQWQTLKQNAGMAHFEYQIRVTCGEHYYGFGCNKFCRPRDDFFGHYTCDQNGNKTCLEGWTGPECNKAICSQGCSPKHGTCKVPGECRCQYGWQGQYCDKCIPHPGCVHGTCIEPWQCLCETNWGGQLCNKDLNSCGTYQPCLNGGTCSNTGPDKYECSCPEGYSGRNCEIAEHACLSDPCNNGGSCLETTGGFECNCAPGWTGPTCSINIDDCAPNPCGHGGTCQDLVDGFKCVCPSQWTGKTCQIDANECEVKPCVNANSCKNLIGSYYCDCVPGWTGQNCDININDCVDQCQNGGTCRDLVNGFRCICPLGYAGERCEKDINECASNPCLNGGHCQDEINGFQCLCPAGFSGNLCQLDIDYCEPNPCQNGAQCFNLATDYFCNCSEDYEGKNCSQLKDHCRTTPCEVIDSCTVAVASNSSPEGVRYISSNVCGPHGKCKSQAGGKFTCECNKGFTGTYCHENINDCESNPCKNSGTCIDGVNSYKCICSEGWEGTYCEININNCSKNSCHNGGTCRDLVNDFYCECKNGWKGKTCHSQDSQCDESTCNNGGTCYDEGDTFKCMCSPGWEGTTCNIARNSSCLPNPCFNGGTCVVRGDSFTCVCKEGWEGPTCSQNTNDCNPHPCYNSGTCVDGDNWYRCECAAGFAGPDCRININECQSSPCAFGATCVDEINSYRCICPPGRSGPKCQEVTGRPCIINEHVMPDGAKWNEDCNSCQCLNGRVSCSKVWCGPQRCDLHTKGQSECPAGQSCVPIKDNHCFVPPCTGAGECWPSGQPPVKTKCKANAGFQDNNCVNITFSFNKELMSPGLTTESICNELRNLNILKNASAKYSIYVTCEPSPLANNEIHVAISADETRDGRSTIQDITDRIIDLVSKRDGNNTFISSVAEVRVQTQTKSRTDFLVPLLSSILTVAWICCLIIAFYWCIWKRRKPSSQSHTGSDDNTTNNVREQLNQIKNPIEKHAANSVPIKDYENKKINAKIRTHNSEVEEDDMDKHQQKSRYVKQPAYTLVDRDEKPPNGTPTKQPNWTNKQDNRDLETAQSLNRMEYIV, from the exons ATGATCAATCCAAGCCGCCAATGGCAGACCCTCAAGCAAAATGCTGGAATGGCGCATTTCGAGTACCAGATCCGAGTAACTTGTGGTGAACATTACTATGGCTTTGGATGCAATAAATTTTGTCGGCCAAGAGACGATTTCTTTGGACATTATACTTGTGATCAGAACGGAAACAAGACCTGCTTGGAAGGCTGGACTGGACCCGAATGTAACAaag caatATGCAGTCAAGGCTGTAGCCCAAAGCATGGCACTTGCAAAGTTCCCGGAGAATGCAG ATGCCAATATGGATGGCAGGGACAGTACTGTGACAAGTGCATTCCTCACCCAGGATGTGTCCATGGCACTTGCATTGAACCATGGCAGTGTCTGTGTGAAACGAATTGGGGTGGTCAGCTCTGTAACAAAG ATTTAAACTCCTGTGGGACATACCAGCCCTGCCTGAATGGAGGCACTTGCAGCAATACCGGCCCTGACAAGTACGAGTGTTCCTGTCCGGAAGGGTATTCGGGACGGAATTGTGAAATTG CCGAACATGCTTGCCTTTCCGATCCCTGCAACAATGGTGGAAGTTGCTTGGAGACCACTGGGGGATTTGAGTGTAACTGCGCCCCAGGGTGGACCGGCCCCACATGCTCTATCA atataGATGACTGTGCCCCGAATCCATGTGGGCATGGTGGAACCTGCCAAGATTTAGTAGATGGGTTTAAGTGTGTTTGCCCTTCCCAGTGGACTGGAAAAACCTGCCAAATAG aTGCAAATGAGTGCGAAGTTAAACCCTGCGTGAATGCGAATTCCTGCAAAAACCTGATCGGCAGCTACTACTGCGACTGCGTCCCCGGCTGGACGGGGCAGAACTGCGACATCA aCATCAATGACTGCGTTGACCAGTGTCAAAATGGAGGAACGTGCAGG GACTTGGTTAATGGATTTCGCTGTATCTGTCCGCTCGGCTATGCAGGGGAGCGCTGTGAGAAAGACATCAATGAATGTGCCAGCAACCCTTGCCTGAATGGGGGTCACTGCCAGGATGAAATCAATGGATTTCAATGTCTGTGTCCTGCTGGTTTCTCTGGAAACCTCTGTCAG TTGGACATAGATTACTGTGAGCCCAACCCATGCCAGAACGGAGCCCAGTGCTTTAATCTGGCCACAGACTACTTCTGCAACTGCTCCGAGGACTACGAGGGAAAGAACTGTTCTCAGCTAAAGGATCACTGTCGTACTACTCCCTGCGAAG tgattgacagctgcacAGTTGCAGTGGCCTCCAACAGTTCCCCAGAGGGGGTGAGGTACATTTCTTCTAATGTCTGCGGACCGCACGGCAAATGCAAGAGCCAGGCCGGTGGCAAATTCACCTGCGAATGTAACAAGGGCTTCACAGGCACCTATTGTCATGAAA atatCAATGACTGTGAAAGCAACCCTTGTAAAAACAGTGGAACCTGCATCGATGGAGTCAACTCCTACAAGTGCATTTGTAGCGAAGGATGGGAGGGAACGTACTGTGAAATAA ACATAAATAACTGCAGTAAAAATTCTTGCCACAATGGAGGTACTTGTCGAGACTTGGTTAATGATTTCTACTGTGAATGCAAGAATGGGTGGAAAGGAAAGACGTGCCACTCCC AAGACAGCCAGTGCGACGAGTCCACCTGTAACAATGGTGGGACGTGCTACGACGAGGGCGACACATTCAAATGCATGTGTTCACCCGGATGGGAGGGAACCACTTGTAACATTG CAAGAAACAGCAGCTGTTTGCCAAATCCGTGCTTCAATGGTGGAACTTGCGTAGTCCGCGGGGACTCTTTTACTTGTGTTTGCAAAGAAGGCTGGGAAGGTCCAACATGCTCTCAAA ATACCAATGACTGCAACCCACATCCATG CTACAACAGCGGAACTTGCGTAGACGGTGACAACTGGTACCGTTGTGAATGTGCTGCTGGATTTGCTGGTCCGGACTGTAGAATTA atATTAATGAGTGTCAGTCATCTCCTTGTGCCTTTGGAGCTACGTGTGTAGATGAGATTAATAGCTACCGCTGTATCTGTCCGCCTGGCCGCAGCGGCCCGAAGTGTCAAGAAG TTACAGGACGGCCTTGTATCATCAATGAACATGTTATGCCAGATGGAGCCAAATGGAACGAAGACTGCAACTCGTGTCAGTGTCTGAATGGAAGGGTGTCCTGCTCTAAG GTGTGGTGCGGCCCTCAGCGCTGTGATTTACACACTAAAGGTCAAAGTGAGTGTCCGGCCGGACAGTCCTGCGTTCCAATAAAAGACAACCACTGCTTTGTCCCTCCCTGTACTGGAGCAGGAGAATGCTGGCCCTCAGGCCAACCGCCGGTGAAGACCAAATGCAAGGCCAATGCGGGGTTTCAGGATAACAACTGTGTGAACATCACGTTTTCCTTCAACAAGGAGCTGATGTCCCCG GGCCTCACTACAGAGAGCATTTGCAATGAACTGAGGAATCTTAACATCTTGAAGAATGCTTCAGCGAAATATTCAATCTACGTTACCTGCGAGCCATCTCCTTTGGCAAACAATGAGATCCACGTTGCTATA tctGCTGACGAAACAAGGGACGGAAGGAGCACAATTCAAGATATCACAGATAGGATCATCGACCTTGTAAGCAAACGGGATGGAAACAACACCTTCATCTCATCGGTGGCAGAAGTCCGAGTACAGACGCAGACCAAAAGCCGGACAG ACTTCCTCGTGCCCTTGCTGAGCTCCATTCTCACCGTAGCCTGGATTTGTTGCCTTATCATCGCCTTTTACTGGTGCATCTGGAAACGTAGAAAGCCAAGCAGCCAGAGTCACACTGGCTCGGACGACAACACCACCAACAACGTCCGGGAGCAACTCAACCAGATCAAAAACCCCATCGAAAAGCACGCAGCCAACAGCGTTCCCATCAAAGACTacgaaaacaaaaaaattaacgcAAAAATAAGGACACACAACTCCGAGGTGGAAGAAGACGACATGGATAAACACCAGCAGAAGAGCCGATACGTCAAGCAGCCAGCTTACACGCTGGTAGATAGAGATGAAAAGCCGCCTAATGGCACACCCACAAAACAGCCAAACTGGACAAATAAACAGGACAACAGAGACTTAGAAACAGCACAAAGTTTAAATCGGATGGAGTACATTGTATAG